A single region of the Arthrobacter sp. zg-Y20 genome encodes:
- a CDS encoding beta-ketoacyl-ACP reductase → MQSTPENESGRSVLVTGGNRGIGLAIAQAFLAAGDRVAITYRSGDVPEGMLGVKADVTDMASVDAAFTEVEAAHGPVEVLVANAGITRDTLLLRMSEEDFADVIDTNLTGAFRVVKRASKGMLRMKKGRVVLISSVVGLYGSPGQINYAASKAGLIGIARSLTRELGSRNITANVVAPGFINTDMTRSLPEDTQKNYLSSIPAGRFAEPEEVAAVVRWIAGEEAGYISGAVIPVDGGLGMGH, encoded by the coding sequence CGCGGTATTGGGCTGGCGATAGCCCAGGCATTCCTGGCCGCGGGAGACCGGGTGGCCATCACGTACCGCAGCGGCGACGTTCCCGAGGGGATGCTGGGCGTCAAGGCCGATGTGACAGATATGGCATCCGTGGACGCGGCCTTCACAGAGGTCGAAGCCGCACACGGGCCGGTGGAGGTGCTGGTGGCCAACGCGGGTATTACCCGCGACACCCTGCTGCTGCGGATGAGTGAAGAGGACTTCGCCGACGTCATCGACACCAACCTCACCGGCGCTTTCCGCGTGGTCAAGCGTGCTTCCAAGGGCATGCTCCGGATGAAGAAGGGCCGCGTGGTGCTGATCTCCTCGGTGGTAGGCCTCTACGGTTCGCCCGGCCAGATCAACTACGCCGCGTCCAAGGCCGGCCTGATCGGCATCGCCCGGTCCCTGACCCGCGAACTGGGCTCCCGGAACATCACGGCCAACGTGGTGGCTCCCGGCTTCATCAACACGGACATGACCCGGTCCCTGCCCGAGGACACCCAGAAGAACTACCTGTCCTCCATCCCGGCCGGCCGGTTCGCGGAGCCCGAGGAAGTGGCCGCCGTCGTCCGCTGGATTGCAGGCGAGGAAGCAGGCTACATCTCCGGCGCTGTCATTCCGGTGGACGGCGGCCTGGGCATGGGGCACTAA
- a CDS encoding SDR family oxidoreductase, which yields MGLLEGKAAVVTGSSRGIGAEVARFLAAEGAGVVVNYREKAPRANKVVAGIEADGGRAVAVGADLTVPEGPAALVAAAQENFGGLDVLVLNASGGMETGMEEDYALKLNRDAQVNMLTQALEAMPAGSRVVFVTSHQAHFIASVPTMPEYEAVALSKRAGEDALRAMLPQLEEKGISLVVVSGDMIEGTVTATLLDRANPGAIEARREEAGRLYSVAEFGAEVARMATADVPSGHTEYVGGADYLAAGENA from the coding sequence ATGGGCCTGCTTGAGGGCAAAGCCGCGGTTGTTACCGGATCATCGCGCGGAATCGGCGCCGAGGTAGCCCGCTTCCTGGCAGCCGAGGGTGCCGGCGTGGTGGTCAACTACCGCGAGAAGGCACCGCGGGCCAACAAGGTGGTGGCCGGCATTGAGGCCGACGGCGGCCGGGCTGTGGCAGTGGGCGCCGACCTCACCGTTCCAGAAGGACCGGCTGCACTCGTGGCCGCTGCGCAGGAGAACTTCGGCGGACTGGACGTCCTGGTGCTCAACGCCTCCGGCGGCATGGAGACCGGCATGGAGGAGGACTACGCGCTGAAGCTCAACCGCGACGCGCAGGTCAACATGCTCACCCAGGCCCTCGAGGCCATGCCCGCCGGCTCCCGCGTAGTGTTCGTGACCAGCCACCAGGCGCATTTCATCGCCTCGGTTCCCACTATGCCGGAATACGAAGCTGTTGCCTTGAGCAAGCGTGCCGGGGAAGACGCGCTGCGCGCGATGCTCCCGCAGCTTGAGGAAAAGGGGATCTCCCTCGTGGTGGTCTCCGGTGACATGATCGAGGGAACCGTCACCGCAACCCTGCTGGACCGGGCCAACCCCGGCGCAATCGAAGCCCGCCGGGAGGAAGCAGGCCGGCTGTACTCGGTCGCTGAGTTCGGTGCCGAAGTGGCACGCATGGCCACCGCCGATGTTCCCTCCGGCCACACCGAGTACGTGGGCGGCGCCGACTACCTCGCGGCCGGCGAGAACGCCTAG